The stretch of DNA CGTTGCTGTTGCAAAGTGAACATTTGCAATGCATTTCCTATTCCTAAATTGCTTTATGCCaaaagaaaaatgtagtttGAATTCAATATTATCGGTCCAATATAGACTATATAGTACTAGTAGAGTTATCATTATGGTTTACCACACCAACCAATCTTCACTGTCATATTAACAACAAATAATTGCTTACAAGATATCTCAATCTCAtaaatttatgaagaaaaaaaaaatcataagagaaaataaaagaatacaACTGCTCATTGGgccaagaaaaaaaaacaagaggaAAAGGGTGGGATACAACTGCTTTTTATACACTTGTGAAGCAGCTAGACCTATAGTAAttcacaaatataataatagatgaatttatgacaataattataataccttatttttttatttatttgatttgaataattgaCTTCCAAGAGTCACAGTTGGTGTTCCTTCACCCATCATTGTTGTTAAGTTCATCTCCTTTTCAAGGATTCTATCAAGTTCCATTTCCACATAACTCATGGTAGGTCTTCTTTCACTTGAATGATCCAAACATTTAATTAACAGTAGGATGTAATTTTCCATGCTTTCACCAGTAAAACTAGTCTCCATTCTTTGATCAATGATTGTAGACAAAATGCCACTGTCTTGATTACTTAGTACCTGCATTAGAGAGTGAAAAAACAATAGCAGATATCAATCACATAGCAGCACATGGATTACTTTTTACACAGTAGCCTTAAAGCACAACAACAAAATGTAACTACACACTTACATGTTTTCAATATGTGCCTAGTTAAACAAGGACGTGAACATTTATATGGTTTCTATTGGCACTCTAGATCCATGATTGTTGAGAGTCTCATATTGGATAGTGACAGTCTTTATTAGCGATTCTAATATGGTATGGAAGCCTATCTAATATGAAATATTCATCGGTTCATGTCCATTATTGCAAACTTCACACTCCAGATGTCTGGTACCGAGAGTTTTACACTATATCATGTTTAGAGTTTTACACTATAGTTTAAATAGTGATTCTAACGATAAGGAAAATGATAATGTGATATAGTCTGAATAGTAATTCcaattatgttaaaaataatcatataccGATTCGACAAGATTTTGATTTGTGTTTATAGAGGGTGATTCGGTTGCTTGCTTCCCACTCAACAATTCCAACAAAAATACTCCAAAGCTATACACATCGCTCTTCTCAGAAAATCGTCTGAACTCTCTCACCCTGCAAGGGGATGGATGGTGGTGTATGTAAATCAAGAAAAAATGGATACATAACCAAGACAACACAAATAACATATGATTTTTAGAGCAATTTACTCAGGTGCAAGGAATATCTCATCTGATGCCACTTGAGAAGATGAGCTTGCAATGTCAACTCTCCCAAGAAAATTACGAAGCCCGGAATCCGCGACCTTAGAAATGAAGTTTTCATCCACAAGAACATTAGATGTTTTGAAATTCTTATGCACCAAACGGGGACTCAAAGAGTGAAGATGAGCCAAACCTGCATAGAATGAGCTTTTGAAAATCAGAAACAAGTTCCTCATAGAGAGAAATTTTACTAAATGACTGAAAAGTTTTGGGATGGCTTACAAAAAGAATTTTTGTGGATCCATTAAGATATAGTTGtgtatttttatctaaaaagagaagaaaactgATACCAGGAAAGCCACAAATGCTCACTGATTTTGCTAAGGATCACCTTTAGCAGCACCTTGAGCTATTGACAGTCTATGCTTGAATTCTATCTTTTCTCGCGGTTGTTGACTCGCGCCTTCAAAGCAACATCAAAAGCCACAATTATCAACTTCAAGAAAGGATTCATTTAGCTtaaaacaaagaagaaattttatgaAATGTTGTAATGTAAGATAGAAATTTATCAAAATGGAATATAGTGACTGATGAAACTGCAGAAATTTACCATACAAGTGACTGGAGACACTTCCATTAggcacatattcatatataagAAATTGTAGATTGTTTTCTTGGCAGTAGCCTATAAGAGTTACAAGATTCCGGTGTTGAATAGACGAAAGATAGCGTACCTAAAGTAAAACTCAGGCATGTGAGATCAAAGCAAGAGAATGAAAAATAATGCATAGCTGCATGCATTTGAGAAAAGAAAACCAAATAGTATATGCATAACTACATAGTATATGCATTTGACTGGTTTAACAATATCATAGTAATGAAAAGCCTGTCATTCAGAAATCCTGATTTTGCTCAAAGAAGCAACTTTAGTGAATAAATCATCTTTGAAGAAATTCATCAAGGACTTCAAAAAAGTAACTTCACATCAATGATTCATTTTATAGTATAAAGTTTGAAAAGGAAACTAACGTATTACCTCATCAACAAATTCTGGAGTAGGGACACCGCGACGCTTCTTGATGGCTACAAGCATTCCATCTTGAAGTAAACCTTTGTAAACCTCACCAAATTTTCCTTCTCCAATCAAATTTTTGTCATTGAAATTCTTTGTTGCAATAGAAAGTTCTTCCATCACAAAACGCCTGGTATCGCGCGTCTGTGACTCGATTCCACCATGTCTTCCCACTGCATCTAATGGAATTTCTTTGCATATTATTACAGAATACATTTTTCTACATAATAAACTCATTTCAGATGTTTTTTTACCTTGTGAAGGATCAGAGGACCCTGTTTCTGAAGTCCTCGAAACACTTGTTCGGCGAAACAAACAAAACCATATGAGTATTATAGCTATCCATACCAATGCCACGGCTCCTGCAGCTCCTCCTAGTATTGCTGCAAGAGAACTTGACATCTGGTATGGGAATCACTTCACTTTTGCTCTACAAATTTACACCAACTATTATTATACATCAAACCTGGAGTccaaaaacaataacaaaaacatCACAATCTAGGAAAATATGAATCTAAATGTGATTCTAAACAAGGGAGATAGATCCTCACTTCTCTGCTTTTTTAACTACCTCAAAATACAGTTTAAAGAAAAGTTAAGTTACATGACAACGTTGAAATAAAAACCTCAATAGTTTTTAAGACAGATTGCAAAGGACATGACTTAGTACAAGGCAGGCAAATTAAGAATGCAGATATAAAAAACTGTGCATGTTTGAATTTGCAATAAGAATGACAAAATCACATTGAGCCACCACAATTTTAACAAAAAGCTATAGTTTTGAGCTTCAACAAAATCTCAGTGTCCCCTTGATTTTGCCAAATTCACCGCTAATAGAAACATACACTATAATGTAATGCAGCACAAAAAGAAGAGTACATTAAATAGGATTAGCAGGGATAGTAACACTAATGAGTAGTTTTCTAAGTTTCAAGCTGATATCAAAAGGAAAATCTGTAACAAGTTTAGGAATTTCTGCAAAATGCATGTATGTTTCAAAGTGTCATGCAAGATGATAAAATTGGATCTAACTGAATAACATTGCATAAAcacttcatatatatatatatatatatatatatatatatatatatatatatatatacatatatatacacatatagtttacattgaattaataataaataaagggTTAAAGTGGAATGGAACAAGAAGAACAAATAGAATACTAGAGTAGTTAATTACTTTTTGTGAAATCTAAATAATGAGGCAGGATCTCAGAAAGGCTGAGATTGATCATTTACCAATGACACTTTTGCAGAAACCTCCAATGCTGCTCACGGAAATCAAGATTGACCCAAATTCTCCCTCTTCCTTCCCTCATATGAACAAATTCACTAAACCTCTCAACATGGTttcacaaatataaaaaaaaatgtatttttttttaaaccctTTTGAGATCAGAAACAATTGTTGAAGTCTCTGACTTGgtacagaaaaaaaaatatacaattttttgaaatgttgAAATATGAATATGCTTCCTGAAAGGTGGTGCCACTCTGTAAGCAATGAAAACCcagaaatattttaattaatttaatttgaaaattaaaaaaaaaaaaaaaatcttttttttttctcttaaggCTTAGTAGTGTATGATCGTTGGATAGTGGAAACAGACAATGCCGACAGAAAGTGACCTTGCGCCGACAGACACAACACACTATCAGGTTTATTACAACCTCTACCAAACACACACCCCAATTATAAATTCATCaccataaatatatttatatatatatatatatatatatatgtacatgaaaaaagaaaaacaaaaaacccACAAAAACAATTGAccctttttattcttttttgatTGATGGTTGGTTCCACTCCAGCTTAAGGGAATTCAATTCAACAAGATTGCAATTGAAGCTAAACACATGAGTGAATTATAGGATGCGTTGGAGAGAGAAAGTGTTTGTGTGTTTGTTTTTGTGTTATGTTGTGTGACAgagaagaaagagagagagagagagaagaggtacaaataataataataataataatatttattttgtgggCTGTAAAGTAGCATAATTGTTGTCTCGTACTGCAAGTTGAATGAGGTTTAATTTGTGTGTGTCGTGTACAAGACATCCAAGCTGTAACAGATTCACACTGTTATTACAATtacaacaaacacatacacaCTGTACATATTTGCAAGTAAGtgtaaataaaatcatttgCACGGATCTTTTCTAGTGGTTGCATCGTTGCCGTGTTGCGGAACCCTTCAATTTATATGTATGCTACAATtacacttatattttatttttctctactCACTATATCGATGCAGTTTCTATGGATGGTTTGATACTTTTAAGTAATAGAGGTTATAAAGTTGTTAATTCTACATGTATTATCTAATTACATTTCGATCTCACATTTCTATAACCATTCTTAGCTACTTTAGATTATTAGATTGCGtaaaattaattagatattgtattatgtatttatttatcctTGTATGTAAATTTATATACACAGATCCTTTCTTGTGGTTGCATTAATGTGTAAAGTTCTTAAATCTAGATGTAAGATCCAATTACACTTAGATTTAATGGTTTTATATATAGAAAATGTATTGAAAATAATCTAATCATGTTAAATCTAAAGAAATTGTAATGCCCGTTAAATCTAGATTCACTTATAAAGTTTATAGAGTCGTTAAATATAGATCTAGCGGTTCTACGGTCACTTTATCGAGATaattattatagattttttattgTGTAAAATCAACTAAATATGGATCTATATGTATTCATTTTGgtaaagattttatttttgtcatggACAAGCACAAATAGGGGGAAAATACCAAAGGGTAGAGTAAGAGAGATTGAGAATGAGAAAGGAAAATTCAAAGTTGTGGCTTGTTCCTTTGTGTGGGGTTGTTGTACCCTACCATCCAGCTATGTTGACGTTGCTCCTACTATGCATTTTAtaaatgtgtatatgtataaaataaggattatgttaaatgaatgaaatttaggacaaaaaaagtaaataatacaCAACGGCAAAAGTCTATTCCTTTTAAGCTTTTGTTTATTCTCATTTCTAACAGCAACACTACTTCGGATTCTTGTCAATTATTCgtttaattataattgtatatattgtaatagtatatattatataaGCATAACCACTTTGTTGTTGCAATGTAAgcttatataataatatgaataGGATGATGGGGTGATGATGATTACAAAGAAGTCAATAACTTCTATGAATTTTATAAACATGAATTTTGCACCAATTAAATCAACCCATGAAGAATTCATCTTTgtgtaagttttttatttttccctTTTCGGTACCATAATTTTTTACCTAACTCGTCTTTGTGAAGAGAGTGACATgaccaaaagaaaaacaaataaataggaCTATAGTGCGAGTATTGGCAGCAACGTCAACGTATAACAATTATGATATGATTGCTTTTGATTTGAAAGATTCTTATACTTGATCAAAACAAGACAATATGATCAGAGAAATATGCAGATCCATTTGAGTATCTTAAGAAACTTAATTTGAttcttaatgtttttttaatactattttttaattcttttgtaACGACactttgataaattaaaattctaattaagagtaagtaaaatttgataaaaaaaagttattttaatttgaatttaaattcgaATCCTTTTAAAcaatttgttaaataatttttttttaaaattagactATTACatattaatctttaaaaattattttgtttaaagatttattaaaaataaagttattttatgtttgtttgtaataaaaaaaattaatttgtcaaaaatataatcaactaaaatgattattttaataactattcaaaacaactttttatttgaaattattttaaacttgTTTAAGACGAAAAATTgattctaaacaaaatttaagcAAATAAACGCTATGTCACGTATGATTTGATTTATGTATGAACTTTTTCTAATTTTCACTTCATTGAGTTCTTAACTTACTTTCATTTTATGCCAAATGTCCTTGTATACTAGTAttctaaaaaaacaatttatacaAAAActgttattataataataagagTCCTGCCAAATAACAGTTGGCTCCAAGTACACCAATTATTACACACAATAATAAGAATCCTCCTAACTCCTAAGAACATacattaaaaatgtatttacatACTATAATTTTTAGacatatatttttgatataaaatagatcatttctataaatttttaaataaatttaaaattatttaatatattataaattattgaagtGTGACAATAATTTTTAGTGTCtcaataacataacaaataatcttaaatttatataaatgatatatatgaaatataatttaaatttttctgtTTGGTTAGGAATAtgcttttaattttatgataagttaaaataaaatatgtatctCGTACAAGTTTATTGAATAATGTAACACTACCTAAATTGTATACATGTGTAATTTGAACAAAgacatatatgtatttttaaacATATAGTAATAAACATTAGActttttacacataaaccaTGGTAATAAGAGGCTCTTCGTatttaatccaaaaaaaaaaaaaaagagctcctcatattttttttttattattcaaatattttctttaaatagtGAGAATCTTTCtactaaaaaattatgataacaACCACTAAATTAAACCAGCATTATTAATTTACATAATATGTCAACGTCGAAAATAATAAGTGAGGTTCAATGATTTGTTATCCTTTCTGTTCATCATCTCTGATGAAAGTCCATTTTGCAATACAAGttattagttttagttttgGTTCGGTCTCTTTAAAATTGGCATCACTTGCCTAGTGTCAGTATATTTATTTAACTGGTCTTGCCTGATTTAGATTCATTGGGACCTTTTCCATTTTTACTTTACATAGCTCACCTAACAGCAAATAATCTCaaataacattatttatttattttggtacaataacattattattttatttcctttcaaaaatatttcagGCAATATAAAATCATCACAACCCCACAAAAGAtatcatacatatatatacattggTGATGTATAAGATCAAATTACTCATTTGCCCTCATACCCAATGAAGAAACCCAATTACTAACCCATCACTGTTCGAGTGTTTTTCTTTTCACATTTTTAGCAACTGTTTGAATTTATGGTCATGCATGTTTTCACTACTGCCAGGTGATGTAGCTTATTTGGAGAATCTCCATCACACTTGAATCATAAATAGCATATGAAATTGAAGAAATCGAAATGGCCGCAATAAATAACAGTGTTACCCAACAATTGATATGAAATAAATCAATAGTTAAGCttgatgaaaattaaaattaatttagtatatgtttgattttatggTTAGAGTCatcataattgattttaaagacGTAAAATTGTGAAACATCCCTCTTTACCATTAATAATTTGtagtaatttttatgttttacatgttataataataataataataataataataataataataataataataataataatattaataataataataaaaaggggGGAAAGTAGTGAAGTAGAATaagtaaaagaaattaaaacaagggaaaagaaaagagtaagGGGAAGAGAGAAGGTAAAacagaaaggaaaggaaaacaGAACGGAAAGGGAGAGAAAATGGTgagatagaaagaaaaaaagattgagagaaagaagaagagaaggagaaaagaagaagagagaaaacaaCCAAGACATTAACAACcaagaaaaagagaaaggaaaagtgCATTTTGCTAGAAGTCTCTGTAGAAGGAGTTGAGGGTACCGtcattttctccatttttgGAAATCAAGAGGTGGGTTTCCCTTTTTCTATCTTTCATTCATGCATGTAGGAAATAATGTGTTCCATAGGTTAGGGATTTGGGGTTTAAGAGtttgaaatgaagaaaaatgatttttattttagtcttggTTGGATTTAGGGATTTTGAAATAGATTAGTGTAGAATTGAGTAAATTGGAATTTTTGTTGNNNNNNNNNNNNNNNNNNNNNNNNNNNNNNNNNNNNNNNNNNNNNNNNNNNNNNNNNNNNNNNNNNNNNNNNNNNNNNNNNNNNNNNNNNNNNNNNNNNNNNNNNNNNNNNNNNNNNNNNNNNNNNNNNNNNNNNNNNNNNNNNNNNNNNNNNNNNNNNNNNNNNNNNNNNNNNNNNNNNNNNNNNNNNNNNNNNNNNNNNNNNNNNNNNNNNNNNNNNNNNNNNNNNNNNNNNNNNNNNNNNNNNNNNNNNNNNNNNNNNNNNNNNNNNNNNNtaaataaaataaaataaaaattttatctataaagtaGACACCATAAGTTTTCCAAAGAGTACTCATTCACTCAATTCTGATACTTATAAGTCTCTGTCAGTTGACTCTGAAGTTAAACTCAATTTTTGAGTTGCTATAACGTAAATTTGGGActgttttgggaaaaatctaCCTTAGACATTTTTCTCTGaaattttttatcattgttgTATTTGTAAGATATAATTGACTTAATAGTTTAGGTTATCACAAATTTTGTTAGGATGAGTGTATGATAgtctttaatatatgtattaataGATGATGTTATATTTGTGTGCACATGTGTGTGGATTGTTGTATATAATtcctatatatttgattaaagtgAGAAGTATAGGATTCATCATAGCTAGATGAATTCTCCGTCTATATACGACGGAAGCGAGGGGTAAGCGAGGGTAAGTGGGGCACCACTTACGGACGTAATCATGTCCAATCTTACCAAAATAAAGTTACTAACAAGAAGAGGGCATTAGTAAAACTAATGTAGTCTTTACGACATGCTTGTTAGGTAGAGTTCAAGTCGTTAGATTACTCACGTCTAATGACTTGAACATTTAGAAATAGTAAAAATTGAACATTGAAGAGAAACTCAGAAAATAAATGTAGTCACGAGTTAGAATGCTAATtgattaatttcatttattgggACCCACTGAGATGTAATCTCATCCAACTTTATTCAAATGTGTTACAGGTAAGAAAGGCTCAGACCACATGTTGAAGAAATGACGCGTGTCAGTTTACACTATAGTCTGCTTATAGTTTATGGGAAATTATTTTGAACCATGGATGTGTTATGTACTCCATATttctatgtttttctttgaaTGTTTAGTATGTGTATGAATACATTTTCATGACTTTGTGTCAGGATTGTATTAATCATCTCTTTTGTCGAATTATGTTAATGCTAAAGTTATATTCTAGACAATTAACTTATGGTattacaaattgattttgatatattttattgttttagtgTAGAATTTATTCTAACTtgaagttaaaatttataacttatattcaatttatttttaaataaaattatttaataaaatcaaatccttcaaaatcaattattattaccACATAATCAAACATGCAACAATTTAAATTCTTTGATGGATTGAAAATTTGACTACTAGTTTGTGtaaattatacattttaaaatcGAACTCATTGTTAACTAGTTACATTAATTTgttgcatttatttaaatataaaaattgatatttcatatattgtcagtttaaaaaatttcatattattaatatattaaaatatgattcatatgtaTAATTTAGAAATGATCATATTAAGTGAAAcatttgtaattatttaaaaattataattgaacaataatataaaagaaattacaCTTACTGTATAAATAAAATCCTTAATAAATTTGAAACTATAAACATTACTTTAAGTTTTTATCAATCTTAAATAAGATTTCACCGTAACCTCACCAGGGAGGTGCTATCAAgtcaaaaaaagaaagataaggCCTCACTAGGACATGCAACATTATTCCTTTTTATTGCT from Cicer arietinum cultivar CDC Frontier isolate Library 1 chromosome 3, Cicar.CDCFrontier_v2.0, whole genome shotgun sequence encodes:
- the LOC101513575 gene encoding probable receptor-like protein kinase At1g30570 isoform X2 yields the protein MSSSLAAILGGAAGAVALVWIAIILIWFCLFRRTSVSRTSETGSSDPSQVGRHGGIESQTRDTRRFVMEELSIATKNFNDKNLIGEGKFGEVYKGLLQDGMLVAIKKRRGVPTPEFVDEVRYLSSIQHRNLVTLIGYCQENNLQFLIYEYVPNGSVSSHLYGASQQPREKIEFKHRLSIAQGAAKGLAHLHSLSPRLVHKNFKTSNVLVDENFISKVADSGLRNFLGRVDIASSSSQVASDEIFLAPEVREFRRFSEKSDVYSFGVFLLELLSGKQATESPSINTNQNLVESVLSNQDSGILSTIIDQRMETSFTGESMENYILLLIKCLDHSSERRPTMSYVEMELDRILEKEMNLTTMMGEGTPTVTLGSQLFKSNK
- the LOC101513575 gene encoding probable receptor-like protein kinase At1g30570 isoform X1 produces the protein MSSSLAAILGGAAGAVALVWIAIILIWFCLFRRTSVSRTSETGSSDPSQDAVGRHGGIESQTRDTRRFVMEELSIATKNFNDKNLIGEGKFGEVYKGLLQDGMLVAIKKRRGVPTPEFVDEVRYLSSIQHRNLVTLIGYCQENNLQFLIYEYVPNGSVSSHLYGASQQPREKIEFKHRLSIAQGAAKGLAHLHSLSPRLVHKNFKTSNVLVDENFISKVADSGLRNFLGRVDIASSSSQVASDEIFLAPEVREFRRFSEKSDVYSFGVFLLELLSGKQATESPSINTNQNLVESVLSNQDSGILSTIIDQRMETSFTGESMENYILLLIKCLDHSSERRPTMSYVEMELDRILEKEMNLTTMMGEGTPTVTLGSQLFKSNK